A window of Castanea sativa cultivar Marrone di Chiusa Pesio chromosome 1, ASM4071231v1 contains these coding sequences:
- the LOC142621998 gene encoding tetraspanin-2 has protein sequence MGVSNNITATLNFIAFLASIPIIASGIWLASKPDNECIHYFRWPVVILGFLILLVSLAGFVGAYWNKQGLLAFYLICMAILIALLLILLVFAFTVTRPDGSYSVPGRAYKEYRIDGFSQWLRDHVTNSDNWGKIRSCLAESDVCARLTQNYITSDQFFSANISPLQSGCCKPPTACGYNYVNPTLWVNPANQLADPDCLLWSNDQSLLCYNCNSCKAGLLGNLRKEWRKVNVILIVAVVVLIWVYVIACSAFKNAQTEDLFRRYKQGWV, from the exons ATGGGAGTGAGCAACAACATAACAGCAACACTGAACTTCATAGCCTTCTTGGCCTCCATCCCCATCATAGCATCAGGCATATGGCTAGCTTCAAAGCCGGACAACGAGTGCATCCACTACTTCCGATGGCCTGTGGTAATCCTAGGCTTTCTCATCCTCCTCGTCTCTCTGGCTGGCTTTGTCGGTGCTTACTGGAACAAGCAGGGTCTGTTGGCTTTTTACCTCATATGCATGGCCATTCTCATCGCTCTCCTCCTCATCCTCCTTGTCTTCGCCTTCACTGTCACGCGCCCAGATGGCTCCTATTCTGTGCCTGGTAGAGCTTACAAGGAGTACAGGATTGATGGCTTCTCACAGTGGCTCAGGGACCATGTAACCAATTCTGATAACTGGGGTAAGATTAGATCCTGTTTGGCTGAGTCTGATGTTTGTGCTAGGCTTACCCAGAATTACATCACTTCTGATCAGTTCTTCTCTGCTAATATCTCTCCTCTTCAG TCAGGATGTTGTAAACCTCCAACAGCTTGTGGGTACAATTATGTGAACCCAACATTGTGGGTAAACCCAGCGAACCAATTGGCCGACCCAGACTGCCTTTTGTGGAGCAATGACCAGAGCTTACTGTGCTATAATTGTAACTCCTGCAAGGCTGGTCTGTTGGGGAACCTGAGAAAAGAATGGAGGAAAGTCAATGTGATTCTTATTGTGGCAGTGGTGGTGCTCATATGGGTCTATGTCATTGCCTGCAGTGCCTTCAAGAATGCCCAAACTGAGGACCTTTTCCGCCGCTACAAACAGGGTTGGGTTTGA
- the LOC142607508 gene encoding uncharacterized protein LOC142607508 — translation MANRIGLRIHHRLPVVLACGVFPCSSSYSVTCAIGSVHPSLPKALKKWTSGGGGGRAPRRLILGLGVSFWTQYMSMAGGSVGGNSLIAFARQKGAVEEILKKAEWPEQFPFKEEDFQRFDESPDSLFYETPRLVTHIDDPAIAALTKYYSEVFPPSNTPGVSILDMCSSWVSHFPAGYKQDRIVGLGMNEEELKLNPVLTEYAVQDLNLNPKIPFEDNSFDIITNVVSVDYLTKPLDIFKEMRRVLKPGGLAIISFSNRCFFTKAISIWTSTGDADHALIVGSYFHYAGGFEPPQAVDISPNPGRSDPMYIVFSRKVSTA, via the exons ATGGCCAATCGTATTGGACTCAGAATACATCACAGGCTGCCAGTAGTTCTAGCATGTGGCGTGTTTCCTTGTTCATCCTCGTACTCAGTCACTTGTGCCATTGGTTCTGTACATCCTAGTCTACCAAAAGCACTGAAGAAGTGGACaagtggaggaggaggaggcagAGCCCCTCGGCGCTTGATATTGGGACTTGGGGTTTCATTTTGGACTCAGTATATGAGCATGGCTGGTGGTTCTGTTGGAGGGAATTCTTTGATTGCCTTTGCTAGGCAAAAGGGTGCTGTTGAAGAG ATATTGAAGAAAGCGGAATGGCCAGAGCAGTTCCCCTTCAAAGAGGAGGACTTCCAGCGCTTTGATGA GTCACCAGATTCATTGTTCTACGAAACCCCACGCTTGGTAACACATATTGATGATCCTGCCATTGCTGCACTGACCAAGTATTACTCAGAGGTCTTTCCTCCTAGCAACACTCCAGGAGTAAGCATCTTGGATATGTGTAGCAGTTGG GTCAGCCATTTTCCAGCAGGATACAAGCAAGATCGGATAGTTGGATTAGGCATGAATGAAGAAGAGCTGAAGCTGAATCCG GTTCTGACAGAGTATGCTGTGCAAGACTTAAATCTGAACCCTAAAATCCCTTTTGAAGATAATTCCTTTGATATTATTACTAATGTG GTCAGTGTTGATTATCTAACAAAGCCTTTAGATATTTTCAAGGAGATGCGCCGGGTTCTTAAGCCAGGTGGACTGGCCATAATCAG CTTTTCCAACCGTTGCTTTTTTACAAAAGCAATTTCAATATGGACGTCAACGGGTGATGCAGATCATGCTTTGATTGTTGGATCATATTTCCATTATGCTGGAGGATTTGAACCTCCCCAG GCTGTGGATATCTCTCCTAACCCCGGACGCTCAGATCCTATGTACATCGTATTCTCTAGAAAGGTATCCACGGCTTAA